The Streptomyces rimosus genomic interval CCGTACGTTGCTGCTGCTCACTTGGACCTCCCGGCCGTACGGGACCGGCGTACCGCACCGGCCGCCAGACGGCCCGTGACCGTGGCCGCCAGGGCCAGCGCGCTCACCCGGCGCGACAGCCGTACGGCCCGGTCGATGTCCGCCACCGCGACGGGGCGCCCGGTGCCGCCGTTGAGCACCGGCCGGTGCTCGACCCGGCCGCCGTACGCCAGGGTGCCGCCCAGCCGTACGCCCAGCGCGCCCGCGAACGCGGCCTCCACCGGGCCCGCGTTGGGGCTCGGGTGCGATGCGCCGTCCTGCTGCCAGGCGCGCCACGCGCCCCGCCGGTCGGGGCCGGCCAGGACCGCCAGCGCGGCGGTCAGCCGGGAGCCGGGGAATCCGGCCACGTCGTCGAGGCGGGCCGAGGCCCACCCGAAGCGGCGGTAGCGCGGTGATTTGTGGCCCACCATCGCGTCCAGCGTGTTGACGGCACGGAACGCCAGCAGCCCCGGGACGCCCGCGACCGCGCCCCACACCAGGGCGCCGACCACCGCGTCCGAGGTGTTCTCGGCGACGGACTCGACCACCGCGCGCGCCATCTGCTGTCCGTCCAGGGCCTGCGGGTCGCGCCCGCACAGGTGCGGCAGGCGCTCGCGCGCCACGTCGAGGTCGCCCACGGCGAGCGCCCCGCCGACGGCCCGCGCCTCGCGGCCCAGCGAGGTGCCGCCCAGGACGGACCAGGTGGCGGCGGCGGTCAGCGCCACGGAGGCGGCGGGGGAGCGGCGTACGGCACGGGTGAGGAGCGCGGCACCGGCGGCGGTTCCGCCCGCGCACAGTGCGGTGTGCAGGGCCCCGCGCCCGCGGTCGTCGCGCCACAGGCGGCGCTCCACGGCCGCCGCGGCCCGCCCGAAGGCGGCCACCGGGTGGCCGCGCCGGGGATCGCCCACGACCAGGTCGCCGAGGAAACCCAGGGCCGCGCCGCACGCGTAGCCGGCGTGTTCGGCACGCATCGGATCAGACCGCCGTCGCGCCTCGGAGGGGCAGCGGGGTACGTCCAGCAGGTCTCGAACTGCGGCCGGGCATGGCGGTAGGTCCTCACTCAGGGTCCGCGCCCTGGTTCGACGGGTACGGCGACGAGAGTCTCCTGGCTCCCCGGATCGGCGCTTCCCCCGGCCTTCCAGTCCGTACGGAACCCGCGTCCCGGACGCGGACCGTGGCCCTTGATGGAGGAGCGCTCCCCGGTGACAGTGGCGGGACCGCGCCGGATTCTCACCGGACTTCCTCATCTGTCGCCGATTGGCTCCGGCAGTCCACCACGCTCCGCGAAGCCCGTCAACTCGCGCTTGACCTGCGGCGCGGGGCCCGCTCACGGCTGTGTCCAAGGCCACAGCGCCCCGGGCCCCGGGCCCGGCATACGGCGACGGGGTGCCCGGTGGCCGCGGCGGGTGCCGCGGCCACCGGACGCCCCGGGGCGCCGTGCCGGTGCCGGTCAGGCGGCGACGATCAGGTAAATGCCGTACGCCACGGCCGCCGCGCACAGCGCGAAGCAGGCGTACGCACCGGTCCGCGCCGCCCCGCCGGCGGCCACCGCCTCGCCCTCCTGGCGCGGCTTGCGGGACGTACCGACGATGCCGAGGGTGAACAGGCCCACGATGCCGACCGTCACGACCAGCGTGACGCCGAAGACCTGGCCGAGCGCTGCCCAGTCGATGCTCATTGCGTTCTCGTTCCTTCGTGGAAGCCGGGGAGGCGTACGGCGGGGTCAGCCGGCGGCCGAGCCGGCCTTGGCGCGGCGCTTGGTCCGGTGCGTCTCGTGCGGGTGGGCGGCCACCGGATCGGCGGTCACCGGGTCGGCGATCACCGGGGCCGCGCCGACCGGGTCGGCGAGCGGCGCGTCGGCCATCGCGGGCGCCGGGATCGTAGCCTCGACAGCCTCGGCCGCCGCGGGGACGGGCCCGACCGGGCCGGCGGGCGGCGGCGAGACGGCCTGCAGGGCGGCGGTGACGACGCCCGCGGGCTCCGCGGCCGGTCCCTCGTTGACGTTGGTGTGGTCCACCGGCTTGCGCCGGGAGGCCGCCCAGATCGCCCCGCAGACGGCGAGTGCGAGGACCGCGACGGCCGCGATGCCCCAGTCGCCCTGGTCCGCCAGCAGCGCGGCGCCCGCCGCGACCAGGCCGGCGGCCGGCAGCGTCAGGCCCCAGGCGACGACCATCCGGCCCGCCGTGGACCAGCGCACCACGCCGCCCTTGCGGCCCAGCCCGGAGCCCATGACGGAGCCGGAGCAGACCTGGGTGGTGGAGAGCGCGAAGCCGAGGTGGGAGGAGGCCAGGATGGTGGCCGCGGCGCCGGTCTGGGCGGCGAAGCCCTGCGGCGGCTGAATGTCGGTGATGCCCTTGCCCATCGTGCGGATGATCCGCCAGCCGCCCAGGTACGTGCCGAGCGCGATGGCCAGACCGGCCGAGGCGATGACCCACAGCGGCGGGTCGGCGTGCGGCGCCACGACGCCGCCGGTGATCAGCGCCAGGGTGATCACACCCATCGTCTTCTGGGCGTCGTTGGTGCCGTGAGCGAGGGAGACCAGCGCGGCGGAGGCGATCTGCCCGGCGCGGTAGCCCTTGGCGGTGTCCTCCTCGGCGCGGTTGCGGGCCAGCCGGTACGTCAGCCGGGTCGCGGCCATCGAGGCCAGGCCGGCCACGATCGGCGCGGCGACGGCCGGGATGAGGACCTTCATGACCACGGCGCCGCCGTGCACGCCGCTCGCGCCGACGGACACCAGGGTCGCGCCGATCAGACCGCCGAAGAGGGCGTGCGAGGAGCTGGAGGGGAGCCCGGCGAGCCAGGTGACGAGGTTCCAGATGATGGCGCCGACCAGTCCGGCGAAGATCACTTCTGGTCTGATGCCGGCGGTCTCGTCGATGATGCCGCCGGAGATGGTCTTGGCGACCTCCACGGACAGGAACGCGCCGAGCAGGTTGAGGGCCGCCGACATCGCCACCGCTGCCTTGGGCTTGAGCGCCCCGGTGGAAATGGTGGTGGCCATGGCGTTGGCCGTGTCGTGGAAGCCGTTCGTAAAGTCGAACACCAAGGCCGTGACGATCACGATCCCGATGAGAAGCGTGATGTGTTCCATTCACCCAGGCAATCAGTTCGATGGTCAGTAACGCTCGGGACCGTACGGACGACGGGTGAACGGAAGGTGAACTGGGCCGGGCGCCGCGGTGACGCCCCCGCAGGGGTAGCGCGGAGGCGTCCGAGGCGTCACGCGGGCCCCGTACGTATCGGCACGGGAGCCCCGCGTGTCCCGGGCGTACCGGACCCCGTGGGGCATATGCCCAGGCCCCATGACGTCCCGCGCCCGGTCTCCCGGCTCAGCCCCGGGCGAAGCGCCGGAGCTGCGCGGCCGTGCCGTTCCACTTGTTCTGGTCGCCCGGCAGCGCGCCGTGGTTCGCGTACTGCCAGAAACTCGGGTACGCCCAGCCGGCCGGCAGCTTGCCGGGCGTGCTGTGCCAGTTCGCCAGCCACAGCGGGTGGGTGGCGGCGAACGCCCGGCTGCCGCCGGTGCAGCCGTTCCACCACCGCGCCGTCGTGTAGATCACCGGCCGCCGCCCGGTCTGCCGCAGCACCTCGTTGCTGAACCCGCGGATCCACCGGACCAGCGCCGCGCGGCTCATGCCGAAGCACGCCCGCCCCGAGTTGTACGGGTTGTGCTCGATGTCGAGGGCCGGCGGCAGCGTCCGGCCGTCCGGCCTCCACCCGCCGCTGTGGCGCAGGAAGTGCCGGGCCTGCGCGGCGCCGGAGGACGCGTTCGGCACGCCGAAATGGTAGGCGCCGCGCAGCAGACCGGCCTTGCGCGCGCCGCGGTACTGCCCCGAGAAGTGCGGGTTGCGGTACCAGTTCGACTCCGTGGCCTTGACGTAGACGAAGCGGCCGCCCTTCGCCCGTACGTCCCGCCAGTCGACGGCGCCCTGGTGGGAGGAGATGTCGTGGCCGAGCGGCTTGCCCGCGGCCTCGGCGGGCGGTGCGGGTACGGCGGTGTACAGGACCGCGGTCAGCGCGCCGAGGGCGAGCGTGGCGGCGGTGAGGCGGCGTCTGGCACGCGGCTGGCGCGGGTGCTGCGGGGCGCCCGCCGCGGGCCGCGGGCCGGGCTGGTGATCGTGGTCACGGGCCATGGTTCCCTCCCGGAATCTCCCCAGGACGACGACGTACGGGAACTGCTGCGTGCGGGCATGGCTACGTGCGGGCGTGGCGGTGTACGGCATGACGGCGTACGGGCGTCATGGCGTACGGGCATGGCTACGTCCATGACAAATCTCCGGAAGAGTACCGAGTGATCCGTACAAGGCGGTCGATGCTCGGTCAATCCCCACCGAGGTGTCACCGGTCCGACATGGCGGATACCGGAAGGCGGGGGTCCGCCCCACGGCCACGCGCCCGGCCCGTACGGTGTCCGCAGCCACCCGCGCACCACCCCCGCGCACCCCGGCGGGGACGCGCCCGCACAGCACACCGGAGGGCCTACGCATGACGGACCGGGAAGCCATCGACCGCGCCTGGGACGAGCTGGTCGCCACCGCCCGCCGCACGGTCGCCGACGGGCTGGTCGTCGGCACCTCCGGCAACGTCTCCGTACGCGTCGGCGACCTCGTCCTGGTCACGCCCAGCGGCGTCCCCTACGACCGGCTCGGGCCCGGCGACCTCACCGCGGTCGGCCTCGACGGGCGCCCCGCCCGCGGCACGCTCCGGCCCACCAGCGAGCTGCCCATGCACCTGGCCGTCTACCGCGCCACCGGCGCCCGCGCCGTCGTGCACACCCACGCCGCGCACGCCACCGCCGTCTCCACCCTCGTCACCGAACTCCCGCCCGTGCACTACATGACCGCGGCCCTCGGCGGCCCCGTCCGCGTCGCCCCGTACGCCCTGTACGGCACCGAGGAGTTGGCCGAGAACATGCTCGCCGCCCTGCGCGACCGCACCGGCTGCCTCCTGCGGAACCACGGCACCATCGTGTACGGCGGCACCCTTGACGAGGCGTACGACCGCACCGCCCAGCTGGAGTGGATGTGCCGCGTCTGGCTCGCCGCCAGCTCGCTGCCCGGCCGCGAACCCGCCCTGCTGACGCCGGAACAGGTCGCCGCGGCCGGTGACCGGCTGCGCGGCTACGGGCAGCCCGGCTGACGTGCGGCGCCCGCCGCAGCCGCCCCGCCTGCCGCGTCCCGGCCCGGCCGCGCGCCGCCGCGCCCGCCGTCACCCGGCCGCTCCCGCCCACTGGCCGAGGCCGCCGGACTTGTCCACACTGGGGAGGATGCGTCTGGGTACTGCGGCGGCAGCGGCCGCCACCACGGTGATCGGTGCCGGCGCGGCCGCGGTGGCGGCCGGCCGGTACGCCAGCGACATGGTCCTCAAACCCGCGCCGGACCGGCCGTTGCCGGGCGACCCCCGGCTCACGGTGCACTCCACCGGTCCCGGGCGGATCACACTCACCCGCAGCCTCGCCTCGCTGCGGCCCGGTACGTACGGCCTGACCGGCGCGGGCGCCCATGCGATCGTCGGCCCGGTCGTGGACGACGTACCGCATCCGGCCGACACGGTCGTCCGCCGTCTGGAGCGGGTCACCCACGGCACCCTCCAGCCGGGCGCCCGGATGAGGCTCACCCCTCAGGTGCACATCGGCAACCCGCGCGACGCGCTGGGCCTCGACTGCGCCGATGTCGACATTCCCGGCGAACTGGGGGCCCTGCCCGCCTGGTTCGTGCCGGGCGCCCGGGAGACCTGGGTGATCACCGTGCACGGCCTGGGCACCACCCGCGAGCACCCCATGGTCCTCATGCCGTTCCTCAGCGACCAGCGGCTGCCCGTCCTCGACCCGGCCTACCGCAACGACCCGGGCGCCCCGCCCACCGCCGACGGCATCAGCCACCTCGGCGACGCCGAATGGCGCGATCTGGACGCCGCGATCCGCTACGCGATCCGGTACGGCGCGGAGCGCGTCGTCCTGCACGGCTGGTCCACCGGCGCGTCCATGGCCCTGCGCGCCGCCGCCAACTCCGGACTGCGCGACCGCATCGCCGGCCTCGTCCTGGACTCGCCGGTGCTGGACTGGCAGGCCACCGTCCGCGCCCTGGCCGCCGCCCGCCGCACCCCGCGCCCGCTGCTGCCGCTGGCGGTACGCGCCGCCGAGGGCAGCACCGGCCTGCACGCCGACCGGCTGGCCGACGCCTGGGTCCCGGACCTGCTCACGGTGCCGACCCTGCTGATCCACGGCCCCGACGACACCCTCGCCCCGTGGTCCGCCTCCCGGGAACTCGCCGCCCGCCGCCCCGACCTGATCACCCTTCACCCGGTACCGCACGCGCCCCACGCGGCCATGTGGAACGCGGATCCGGCCAGGTATGAGGAAACGTTGCGGCGGTTTCTTACGCCGCTGATGTGAGGGGGCGGCGGGGAGGGTGCTGGGGGAGGGGAGTGCGGGGGCGCAGAACCCGGACGACCGGGAGCGCGGGGAGCGTGGGCCCGGCCGACCGGCCGCGAATGTCCCAGGTGACCGGCCCGTGAACCCGTGGCGACCGGCACACGGGCCCGTGATGACGCCCTCGTGCGCCCCTCGGGCGACGCTCTCCCGGAACGTACCGACCGTTCCGATTGGGCTTTCGGGCCGTCAACGGGAAGACTGCCCCTGTGACGTCCCGTACTCCGCGCGACTCCCGGCTCCGACTCGTCCCCCGTCAACCGATTGCCGCCGCCCGCCGAGCGGTGAGCACCCGGGCCGCCCGACCGGCGCCCCGGCCGCCGCAGGGCACGCCGCCGCCCGCCGAACTGGCGCGGCAGGCCCGTGCCTGTCTGGCCGGTGCCGTACGGCTCGCCCGCTGGGCCGACGGCGAGTACGGCGCGGGCGCCGGGCTTCGGGCCGGCGCGGACGGCGCGCTGCCCGCGGAAGTCGCCGAACAGGCCGCGCACGATCTGCGGCTGACCGTGCACCAGGTCCGTACGGACTGGGACCTGGCCCGGCTGGCCGGACTCGTCGAACTGCACGGCGGCGTGGCCCGCCCCGGCTGGCGGCTGCGCGCCTGGGAGCGTGACGACACCGCCGCGCTGCGCGGCTGGGTCGCGCTCTTCGACGCCTGGTCGCTGGCGCGCCCCGCTCCGCCCGGCGCCGGCCCGACCGCCGTCGCCGAGGTGGTCGAGGCCGTGCCGCAGCTGCTCTCCCTGCTGCATCTGTCGGCCGGCCCGGTCCGGCTCCCGGTCCTGCTGGACATGCTGGAACAACGGGTCGCGGAACTCCGCACCGAGCGCTGCGAGGTGCCGTACGGGCCCGACCGGGGCGCGGAGACAGGAGCCGCCCGGCCGGCGGCCGCTCCCGCCGGCAGGCAGCCCGACGCCCCGGACGCCACCGCCCCGGACGCCGCCGAGGCGGTGAGTGACGCCGCGGGGGTGTCACTCGCGGTGCTCCTGGACTGGGCCCTGGACGGCCTCGCCGCCGTCGGCGCGCTCGTCGTGCGCGACGGCGCGAAGACCGGCGTGCCCGCCGAACGCGAAGCGCTGCTCACCCCCCTCGGCAACTGGTCGGTCTGGGTCAAGCTGGAACAGATCTGCGTCGCCGCGCAGAGCCCGGCGGGCAACATCGAGCAGTCCGCCGAGGCGATGCTGCGCGGCTGCGCCCGGCTGACCCCGGGCCCGGCACGCGCCGAATACCGCGCCTGGCTGGCCGCCCGGTCCGCGGGCAGCGCGGTCGAGGAACTGCTCGACGTGGCCCGCGGCGAGGACGCGCTGCTGCGCGGCCTCGCCTTCGAGGCGCTGCGCGCGGTCGGCGCCCCGGCGGAGCCGGCCGTGCGCGCCGCCGCCGACGAGCCGGGCCTGCGGCCGTACGCCCTGCTCTGGCTGGTCGAGCACGAGGGCGGCGACCCGGAGACCGCGCCGGACGTGCTCACCCGCGAGGAGTCCACCTGGCTGTGGGTGGACACCGCCGCGGCCGTCGCCGACCACGGCGAGAGCCAGCTGCTGGTCCGCCACCTCGAATCGGCCGTCCAGGGCTCGGTCCCGCGCCTGCTGGAGGAGGTACGGGCGGTCGGCCACCCGCGCACCGTGCAGGTCCTGGTCGCGCTGGCCGCCGCCCACCCCGACCCGGCCCTCGCCAAGGCCGTACGGCGGGCCGCCTTCCAGGTCCACACGGGCGGCGCCTGACGCTCCCGGGGCGGGCGGCCGGACCCGTGCGCGGAGTCCGGCGCCCGTCCCTCAGCTCTGCGGCAGCGCCGGCGCGTACGTCCCGAAGGTCCAGAGGTTGCCCTCCAGATCGCGGGCCGTGTACTCACGGGAGCCGTAGTCCTGGTCCGTGAGCGGCAGGACTATCTCCGCCCCGGCCCGCTCGGCCCGCCGGTGATGCGCGTCCGGGTCCGTGACGGTCGTGTACACGCCGATCGGGCCGCTGTCGCCCAGCGCTTCTTCGTACGGCCCGCCGCTGCCCTTCGTGCCCAGCATCACCACGCCGTTCCCGAAGCACAGCTCGGCGTGCAGGACCGTGCCGTCCTCGCTCTCGTACAGCGCGGTCTGCCGGAAGCCGAAGGCTTCCGTGAGCTGCTTGATCGCCGCCTTCGCGTCGCGGTAGCGCAGCGCCGGACAGAATGTGGGCGTCCCCGCCGCCACCTCGGTCATGACGATCACCTTCCCTGCCTGTGATCAGACTCCGCGGACCTCGCTCTGAGACCCACATCACAGTCTGGCACCGGGGTCTGACAACGCCCTCCGAACGCCCCCCGACCAGCGACGACCGGCAGGATGACCGGCGCGACGACCAGCGGAGCGGGCGCGTGCAGCGGCTCAGCGGAACGTGTCGCAGCGCGCCATGTTCCCCGTACGGAACCCGGTCGAGAACCACTGCTGCCGCTGCGCCGAGGACCCGTGCGTCCAGCTCTCCGGCGTGACCCGGCCCTGGAAGCGCTCCTGGATGCGGTCGTCGCCGACCGCGGCCGCCGCGTCGAGGCCGTCGCGTACGTCCGCCTCGGTGAGGCTGGTGATCAGGGGCCGGCCGGTGGACTCCTGCGGCGTATCGGTCGCGTGCCGGGCCCACACCCCCGCGTAGCAGTCGGCCTGGAGCTCGACCTTGACCGAGCCGCTGTCCGCGCCCGGCCGGCCGCCCTGCGAGCGGCTCAGCGTGCCCGTCAGGTTCTGGACGTGATGGCCGTATTCGTGCGCCACGACGTACGCCTGCGCGAACGGCCCGCCACTGGAGCCGAACTTCGTGCGCAGTTCCCGGAAGAAGTCCAGGTCCAGATAGACCTTGCGGTCGCCGGGGCAGTAGAACGGCCCGACCGCCGAGGTCGCGGACCCGCACGCGGTGTCCGCGCGGCCGGTGAACAGGACCGTCGGCGCCCGCTCGTACGCGGCGCCGCGCCGCCGGAACTCCTGCTGCCAGAAGGACTGCGCGCTGTTGACGACGGCCACCGTCCGGCAGTCCTCGCGGCTGTTGGCGTCCTGCCCGGTCCGGCACCGCTCCTGGACCCGCTCGGCCGGGGAGGCGTTGGGCTCCGGCGACTGATCGGTGTCCGTCAGTCCCAGCTCGTTCGGCCCGATGCCGAAGAACAGCCCGGCCACCAGTGCGATCAGGCCCGCCAGCCCGCCGCCGAGGGTGGCCCGCCCGCCGGGCAGCCGGCTGCCGCGCCGGTCCTGGACCTGCGAGGTGTCCAGCCCGGCGTCGTCGTCGAACTGCATGGCCGTACCGCCCTCCGCCGCCCGGCCCCGTTCCGGCTCGTCTCCGTGGGGATCACACCGTCTGTGCCCCATCCAGCCGCGCCCACCCGCCCATCGCGACCCCGGACGGCCGAACGGGCGAGCGGAGAGGAGGGAGAACAGCGGGGGCGAGAGCGGACGCGCACGGTCCGCCTCTCATCCCGCCGCACCGACGGCCCGGAAAAACTGGTTGCACGTCACCGTTAGACTGGTCCGTATGGCAATTCTCCTCGCGCATTAGACGGCGTCGGCGCGCCGTTCAGGCCGCCCGTCCGCACCGGCCCTGCCGTGCGGGGCGCGCGCCGCCGCGCGGCTGTGATCATCCCCGTCCCTTCCGCTGTCCTCACTGCCCTGGAGTCTTACCCGTGATCACCGCCTCCGGCCTGGAGCTGCGCGCCGGCGCCCGTGTCCTGATCGAGTCCGCTTCGTTCCGTATCGCCAAGGGCGACCGGATCGGTCTGGTCGGCCGCAACGGCGCGGGCAAGACGACCCTCACCAAGGTCCTGGCGGGCGAGGGCATGCCCGCGGCCGGCACGGTCACCCGCTCCGGCGACGTCGGCTACCTGCCGCAGGACCCGCGCACCGGCGACCTGGACGTGCTCGCCCGCGACCGCATCCTCTCCGCGCGCGGCCTGGACACCGTCCTGCGCAAGATGCGCGAGAACGAGGACCGGATGTCCAACGGCAAGGGCGCCACCCGCGAGAAGGCGATGAAGAAGTACGAGCGCCTGGAGACGGAGTTCCTGACCAAGGGCGGGTACGCGGCCGAGGCGGAGGCCGCGACCATCGCCGCCAGCCTGGGCCTGCCGGACCGCATCCTCGGCCAGCCCCTGCACACGCTCTCCGGCGGTCAGCGGCGCCGCGTCGAGCTGGCCCGCATCCTCTTCTCGGACGCCGACACGCTGCTCCTGGACGAGCCCACCAACCACCTCGACGCCGACTCGATCGCCTGGCTGCGCGACTACCTGAAGACGTACCGCGGCGGCTTCATCGTGATCTCCCACGACGTCGACCTGGTCGAGACCGTGGTCAACAAGGTCTTCTACCTGGACGCCAACCGGTCGCAGATCGACATCTACAACATGGGCTGGAAGCTGTACCAGCAGCAGCGCGAGGCCGACGAGAAGCGCCGCAAGCGCGAGCGCGCCAACGCCGAGAAGAAGGCCGCCGCGCTGCACTCGCAGGCCGACAAGATGCGCGCGAAGGCCACCAAGACCGTCGCCGCGCAGAACATGGCCCGGCGCGCGGACAAGCTGCTGGCCGGCCTGGAGGAGGTGCGCGCCTCCGACAAGGTCGCCAAGCTGCGCTTCCCGGACCCCGCGCCGTGCGGCAAGACCCCGCTGATGGCCGAGGGCCTGTCCAAGTCGTACGGCTCGCTGGAGATCTTCACCGATGTCGACCTGGCCATCGACAAGGGCTCCCGGGTCGTCATCCTCGGCCTGAACGGCGCGGGCAAGACGACGCTGCTGCGGCTGCTGGCGGGCGTGGAGAAGCCGGACACCGGCGAGGTGCGTCCCGGGCACGGCCTGAAGCTGGGCTACTACGCGCAGGAGCACGAGACGCTGGACCCGGACCGCACCGTCCTGGAGAACATGCGCTCGGCCGCGCCGGACATGGACCTGGTCGACATCCGCAAGACGCTCGGCTCCTTCCTCTTCTCCGGCGACGACGTCGACAAGCCCGCCGGTGTGCTCTCCGGCGGCGAGAAGACCCGGCTGGCGCTGGCCACCCTGGTCGTCTCCTCCGCCAACGTGCTGCTCCTGGACGAGCCGACGAACAACCTCGACCCGGCCAGCCGCGAGGAGATCCTCGGCGCGCTGCACACCTTCACCGGCGCCGTGGTGCTGGTCTCCCACGATGAGGGCGCGGTGGACGCCCTCCAGCCGGAGCGCATCATTCTGCTCCCGGACGGCGTCGAGGACCTGTGGGGCCAGGACTACGCGGACCTGGTCGCGCTGGCCTGAGCCTGCGGTGGTCCCGGGCCCGGCGGCGCCCGGCGGTGAGCGGGATCAAGGACGTCTGGATCATTCGGCCGAGGGGTGATCCATCATCTGAGTGAGAACGGCTCGTACATCGGCGAGCCTCCCTGTGACGGCCGGGCCCGCTGGGCCCGGCCGTCATCATGTCGTACCAGCCCCCTCTGACCTGCTCGTTCGCCGGAAATTCGGCGGTCCGACCGCTTGAATTCCGAGCGGAACCCCTTGTTCCAAAGGTCAATACGGCGCCTCAAGCGCCAAACGATGTGCAGCGGACCTTGCTGAATGGGTGGCCAGGAAGGCCGGGAGGGGTGATCATGAGAGTCCAGAGCGCACTTCCCACGAGGAGGCACGGGTGGCCGAGACTCTGAAGAAGGGCAGCCGGGTGACCGGCGCCGCGCGCGAGAAGCTCGCGGCAGACCTGAAGAAGAAGTACGACTCCGGAGCGAGCATCCGGGCGCTGGCCGAAGAGACCGGTCGCTCCTACGGGTTCGTGCACCGGATGCTCAGCGAATCCGGTGTGACCCTGCGTGGTCGTGGCGGAGCCACCAGGGGCAAGAAGGCCACCTCGGCCTGACCGAGGCGGTCACTCCGGGAGCCACGGTGCCACCCGGTCGGTCGAGCAGGCGACCGGGTGGTTACTGTTCAGTCACTTAGGCACGCAAGTGCGGTCGGCTGACTCGGAGGCGCCCCATGACTCTGCTCGACAAGGACGGTGTGCGGCTCACCGTGGACGACATGATCGCCACGGTGACCCTCGCCGGACCGGCCAAGCGCAACGCACAGTCGCCCGCCATGTGGCGGGCGCTGGCCGAGGCCGGATCACTGCTGCCGGGCACCGTCCGGATCGTGGTGCTGCGCGGTGAGGGCAAGTCCTTCTCCGCCGGACTGGACCGGCAGGCGTTCACGCCCGAAGGCTTCGACGGCGAGCCGTCGTTCCTGGACCTGGCGCGCGGTACGGACAGTGAACTGGACGCCACGATCGCCGAGTACCAGGAAGCGTTCACCTGGTGGCGGCGTACCGACCTGGTGTCGATAGCCGCTGTCCAGGGCCATGCGATCGGTGCGGGCTTCCAGCTCGCGCTCGCCTGCGACCTGCGGGTGTGCGCCGACGACGCGCAGTTCGCGATGCGCGAGACCAGCCTGGGGCTGGTGCCGGACCTGACCGGCACCCACCCCCTGGTCTCGCTCGTCGGTTACGCCCGCGCGCTGGAGATCTGCGCCACGGGCCGCTTCGTGCACGCCGACGAGGCCGAGCGCATCGGCCTGGCCAACCTCGTCGTACCCGGCGCCGACCTGGAGAGCGCCGTCGCGGACCTGGCGGCGGCCCTCGTCGCCGCGCCCCGGGACGCCGTCATCGAGACCAAGGCCCTGCTGGCGGGCGCCGTTTCCCGTACGTACGAGGAGCAGCGCGCCGCCGAACGGGCCGCGCAGGCACGCCGGCTGCGGGATCTGGCGGGGCTGGGCGAGTAACCGCCTCAACCGCGTCAACCCCGTCGCGACGCTCAGGAGGCGGCGGGCGGTTCGAGGGCGGCGACGAGCACCGCGACGGTGGGCCGCTCTTCGCCCGCCGCCGTGGCGACCGCGCCGCGCACCGCCCGCGCCACGTCCAGCGCCCGCCGGTCCGCCGCGACGGCCAGCTGCACCAGTACGTGCCCGTCCTCGTGCCGCACCGGCCGGGATAGCGCGCCCAGCGCCGGTACGAGCCGGACGACGCCCGGCACTCGTAGCACAGCCGTCTCCAGGGGATCGGCGCTCTCGGCCGTGGCTCCGGCCCGGCCCGGTGCCGTACGGGCGGCCTCCGGCCCGCCGCCCCCGCCGGCCGCGTCGTCCCCGCCTTCGTCCTCATCGAGCAGATCGGTGGCCCGCAGGTCGACGGCCGACACTTCCAAGCCAAGCCGTTCGGCGCAGCACGTCAGCAGCGCCTCCCGCAGCAGGCCGGCGGAGGCCGGGACCGGACGGCCCGCCGTGGCCGCGAAGTCCGCCTCGATCCGCAGCGGCCCCGGCGGCAGCGCGCTCGGCGGCGCCGGAACCGACGGTTCCGGCGCGGCGTCGGGCGCCGCCAAGGACAGCCGTACCGTACCGACACGGAGTCCGGGCAGCGCG includes:
- the ypfJ gene encoding KPN_02809 family neutral zinc metallopeptidase; amino-acid sequence: MQFDDDAGLDTSQVQDRRGSRLPGGRATLGGGLAGLIALVAGLFFGIGPNELGLTDTDQSPEPNASPAERVQERCRTGQDANSREDCRTVAVVNSAQSFWQQEFRRRGAAYERAPTVLFTGRADTACGSATSAVGPFYCPGDRKVYLDLDFFRELRTKFGSSGGPFAQAYVVAHEYGHHVQNLTGTLSRSQGGRPGADSGSVKVELQADCYAGVWARHATDTPQESTGRPLITSLTEADVRDGLDAAAAVGDDRIQERFQGRVTPESWTHGSSAQRQQWFSTGFRTGNMARCDTFR
- a CDS encoding ABC-F family ATP-binding cassette domain-containing protein; the protein is MITASGLELRAGARVLIESASFRIAKGDRIGLVGRNGAGKTTLTKVLAGEGMPAAGTVTRSGDVGYLPQDPRTGDLDVLARDRILSARGLDTVLRKMRENEDRMSNGKGATREKAMKKYERLETEFLTKGGYAAEAEAATIAASLGLPDRILGQPLHTLSGGQRRRVELARILFSDADTLLLDEPTNHLDADSIAWLRDYLKTYRGGFIVISHDVDLVETVVNKVFYLDANRSQIDIYNMGWKLYQQQREADEKRRKRERANAEKKAAALHSQADKMRAKATKTVAAQNMARRADKLLAGLEEVRASDKVAKLRFPDPAPCGKTPLMAEGLSKSYGSLEIFTDVDLAIDKGSRVVILGLNGAGKTTLLRLLAGVEKPDTGEVRPGHGLKLGYYAQEHETLDPDRTVLENMRSAAPDMDLVDIRKTLGSFLFSGDDVDKPAGVLSGGEKTRLALATLVVSSANVLLLDEPTNNLDPASREEILGALHTFTGAVVLVSHDEGAVDALQPERIILLPDGVEDLWGQDYADLVALA
- a CDS encoding helix-turn-helix domain-containing protein codes for the protein MAETLKKGSRVTGAAREKLAADLKKKYDSGASIRALAEETGRSYGFVHRMLSESGVTLRGRGGATRGKKATSA
- a CDS encoding enoyl-CoA hydratase/isomerase family protein, with the protein product MTLLDKDGVRLTVDDMIATVTLAGPAKRNAQSPAMWRALAEAGSLLPGTVRIVVLRGEGKSFSAGLDRQAFTPEGFDGEPSFLDLARGTDSELDATIAEYQEAFTWWRRTDLVSIAAVQGHAIGAGFQLALACDLRVCADDAQFAMRETSLGLVPDLTGTHPLVSLVGYARALEICATGRFVHADEAERIGLANLVVPGADLESAVADLAAALVAAPRDAVIETKALLAGAVSRTYEEQRAAERAAQARRLRDLAGLGE